In Thermoanaerobaculia bacterium, the following proteins share a genomic window:
- a CDS encoding tetratricopeptide repeat protein: protein MNSRIVIAAAAASFAVSAAAFAQTGVSGQPGIPTTLTTIPDASSSPTSNVPAPPATPPASTTTPSAPSSAVGSPFTARPTPHPAARTTPPPAPVQQAAPPAAAAPPAPEPAPEAPSTGKRRGAAFYEPYLSSGDLLDREILDLTAKVRAHPSDPGLRNDLGNLLARRGFAKEAADQYRKAAKLDREFFLADYNEGLLWEKEGKSGDAIKAYERSIKRKPGFPLSRFHLGFLLEKDGRNEDAIREYAKALRIDPSLRWPSRNPLAVQTRLLYLASLENYDRDLAGVDVADAESFSDRAVWERLHPQRPVDTAELDEEPEEGEPAALVGTGSPTTAPLIGGKAAPTTPADARRQQLLDRFRRNRQPPQQQVVAPAPPPAAIPAPPEDENAPNPAMQQEEPPPPSRS, encoded by the coding sequence ATGAATTCTCGAATCGTGATCGCGGCCGCCGCGGCGTCGTTCGCCGTGAGCGCCGCGGCTTTCGCGCAGACCGGCGTCTCGGGCCAACCCGGAATTCCGACGACGTTGACGACGATTCCCGACGCCTCGTCGTCGCCGACGTCGAACGTCCCGGCGCCGCCGGCGACTCCTCCGGCGTCCACCACGACTCCGAGCGCGCCGTCCAGCGCCGTCGGCTCGCCCTTCACGGCGCGGCCGACGCCGCACCCCGCGGCGCGAACGACCCCGCCCCCCGCCCCGGTCCAGCAGGCCGCCCCACCGGCGGCGGCGGCTCCTCCGGCGCCCGAGCCGGCTCCCGAGGCGCCGTCGACCGGTAAACGCCGCGGCGCCGCCTTCTACGAGCCGTATCTCTCGAGCGGCGATCTCCTCGATCGCGAGATCCTGGATCTCACGGCGAAAGTCCGAGCGCATCCCTCCGATCCGGGCCTCCGCAACGATCTGGGGAACCTGCTCGCCCGGCGCGGTTTCGCGAAGGAGGCGGCCGACCAGTACCGGAAGGCCGCGAAGCTCGACCGCGAGTTCTTTCTCGCCGACTACAACGAGGGCCTCCTCTGGGAGAAGGAGGGGAAGTCCGGGGACGCGATCAAGGCCTACGAGCGATCGATCAAGCGGAAGCCCGGTTTTCCTCTCTCCCGCTTCCATCTCGGATTCCTCCTCGAGAAGGACGGCCGCAACGAGGACGCGATCCGCGAGTATGCCAAGGCGCTCCGGATCGATCCGTCGCTCCGCTGGCCGTCGCGGAATCCGCTCGCCGTCCAGACGCGGCTCCTCTATCTGGCCTCGCTCGAGAATTACGATCGCGACCTTGCCGGCGTGGACGTGGCCGACGCGGAGAGCTTCTCCGATCGCGCCGTCTGGGAACGTCTGCACCCCCAGCGGCCGGTGGACACGGCGGAGCTCGACGAGGAGCCCGAGGAGGGCGAGCCGGCCGCGCTCGTGGGAACCGGTTCGCCGACCACGGCCCCGCTGATCGGCGGAAAAGCCGCGCCGACGACGCCCGCCGACGCCCGTCGCCAGCAGCTCCTCGATCGGTTCCGGCGGAATCGGCAGCCTCCCCAGCAGCAGGTGGTCGCCCCGGCGCCGCCTCCCGCCGCCATTCCCGCCCCTCCCGAGGACGAAAACGCGCCGAATCCGGCGATGCAGCAGGAGGAGCCGCCGCCACCGTCGCGTTCGTGA
- a CDS encoding MXAN_5187 C-terminal domain-containing protein yields MSSLEKDFTAFEEAIIRVGREYDVFLYGTNSRLPAESRRRLQEMARALSAQKIDSPADRYRLNTVLGRYNSQLEHWERAVRDKEEGRGRFARGAAAAPANARPSSSVHPEAPRTPDEALFARFVQARRENGEDVSKLSFEKFQNQLAKEREALAAKTGRTGWEFEVAGDGGRVRLIARPSKGKTA; encoded by the coding sequence ATGTCTTCGCTGGAGAAGGACTTCACCGCGTTCGAAGAGGCGATCATCCGGGTCGGGAGGGAATACGACGTGTTCCTTTACGGGACGAACAGCCGGCTCCCGGCGGAAAGCCGCCGACGCCTCCAGGAGATGGCGCGCGCGCTTTCCGCCCAGAAGATCGACTCGCCGGCCGACCGGTACCGGTTGAACACGGTGCTCGGGCGGTACAACAGCCAGCTGGAGCACTGGGAACGCGCCGTGCGCGACAAGGAGGAAGGCCGGGGCCGGTTCGCCCGGGGCGCCGCCGCGGCGCCGGCCAACGCCCGGCCCTCCTCCTCCGTACACCCGGAGGCGCCGCGCACGCCCGACGAAGCTCTGTTCGCCCGCTTCGTCCAGGCGCGCCGGGAAAACGGCGAAGACGTATCGAAGCTGAGCTTCGAGAAATTCCAAAACCAGCTCGCGAAGGAGCGGGAGGCTCTGGCGGCAAAAACGGGCAGGACGGGGTGGGAGTTCGAGGTCGCCGGAGACGGGGGCCGGGTGCGCCTGATCGCCCGTCCATCGAAAGGGAAGACGGCATGA